A single region of the Kineosporiaceae bacterium SCSIO 59966 genome encodes:
- the sucC gene encoding ADP-forming succinate--CoA ligase subunit beta yields MDLFEYQARDLFAKHGVPVLDAVVARTPEEARAAAEQLGGEQLGGGTVVVKAQVKTGGRGKAGGVKLAHSPEEAAEKAEQILGMDIKGHTVHQVMVAQGARIAEEYYISLLLDRAERAYLAMASVEGGVEIEQLAVERPEALARVHVDPLTGIDEAKAREIAERAGFADDVRDEVVRVAQLLWTVYREEDATLVEVNPLVRTEDGRIIALDGKVTLDDNAAFRHPEHAELVDRSATDPLEQAAKEKDLNYVKLDGEVGVIGNGAGLVMSTLDVVAYAGEEYGGVKPANFLDIGGGASAEVMANGLEIILSDPQVKSVFVNVFGGITACDAVANGIVGAIESLKAKGEEISKPLVVRLDGNNADEGRRILDEFVDTGHESLELVDTMDAAARRAAELAFAAK; encoded by the coding sequence GTGGACCTGTTCGAGTACCAGGCGCGCGACCTGTTCGCCAAGCACGGGGTGCCCGTGCTGGACGCAGTGGTCGCAAGGACCCCCGAGGAGGCCCGGGCGGCCGCAGAGCAGCTGGGCGGGGAACAGCTGGGCGGGGGCACCGTGGTGGTGAAGGCGCAGGTGAAGACCGGCGGCCGCGGCAAGGCCGGCGGCGTCAAGCTCGCCCACTCCCCGGAGGAGGCGGCCGAGAAGGCCGAGCAGATCCTCGGCATGGACATCAAGGGCCACACCGTGCACCAGGTGATGGTGGCCCAGGGCGCCCGGATCGCCGAGGAGTACTACATCTCCCTGCTGCTCGACCGGGCCGAGCGCGCCTACCTGGCGATGGCCTCGGTCGAGGGCGGCGTCGAGATCGAGCAGCTCGCTGTGGAGCGGCCCGAGGCCCTGGCCCGGGTGCACGTCGACCCGCTCACGGGTATCGACGAGGCGAAGGCCCGCGAGATCGCCGAGCGCGCCGGGTTCGCCGACGACGTCCGCGACGAGGTCGTCCGGGTCGCCCAGCTGCTGTGGACCGTCTACCGCGAGGAGGACGCCACCCTCGTCGAGGTCAACCCGCTGGTGCGCACGGAGGACGGCCGGATCATCGCCCTCGACGGCAAGGTGACCCTCGACGACAACGCCGCCTTCCGCCACCCCGAGCACGCCGAGCTCGTCGACCGGTCCGCCACCGACCCCCTCGAGCAGGCGGCCAAGGAGAAGGACCTCAACTACGTCAAGCTGGACGGCGAGGTCGGCGTCATCGGCAACGGCGCCGGGCTCGTGATGAGCACCCTCGACGTCGTCGCCTACGCCGGTGAGGAGTACGGCGGAGTGAAGCCGGCGAACTTCCTCGACATCGGCGGCGGCGCGTCCGCCGAGGTGATGGCGAACGGCCTGGAGATCATCCTGTCCGACCCGCAGGTCAAGAGCGTGTTCGTCAACGTGTTCGGCGGGATCACCGCCTGCGACGCGGTCGCCAACGGCATCGTCGGCGCGATCGAGTCCCTCAAGGCCAAGGGCGAGGAGATCTCCAAGCCCCTCGTCGTCCGGCTGGACGGGAACAACGCCGACGAGGGCCGCCGGATCCTCGACGAGTTTGTCGACACAGGGCACGAGTCCCTTGAGCTGGTGGACACGATGGACGCCGCCGCGCGCCGCGCGGCCGAGCTCGCCTTCGCGGCGAAGTAA
- the sucD gene encoding succinate--CoA ligase subunit alpha, with protein MAIFLDSSSTIIVQGMTGSEGMKHTQRMLRSGANVVGGVNARKAGQRASFADGVELPVFGTVAEAMEATGANVSVVFVPPAFTKDAVVEAVDAAMPLCVIITEGIPVRDTAEFYAYAREAGTTRLIGPNCPGLISPGQSNAGIIPADITPPGRIGLVSKSGTLTYQMMYELKDFGFSTCVGIGGDPVIGTTHIDCLEAFESDPDTDAIVMIGEIGGDAEERAAAYIAEHVTKPVVGYVAGFTAPEGKTMGHAGAIVSGSSGTAAAKKEALEAAGVRVGKTPSETADLMREVMRGLQG; from the coding sequence ATGGCGATCTTCCTCGACAGCAGCAGCACCATCATCGTCCAGGGCATGACCGGCTCGGAGGGGATGAAGCACACCCAGCGGATGCTGCGCTCCGGCGCGAACGTCGTCGGCGGGGTCAACGCCCGCAAGGCCGGCCAGCGCGCGTCCTTCGCCGACGGCGTCGAGCTGCCGGTGTTCGGCACGGTCGCCGAGGCGATGGAGGCCACCGGGGCGAACGTCTCGGTGGTGTTCGTCCCGCCGGCGTTCACCAAGGACGCGGTGGTCGAGGCCGTCGACGCCGCGATGCCGCTGTGCGTCATCATCACCGAGGGCATCCCGGTCAGGGACACCGCCGAGTTCTACGCCTACGCCCGGGAGGCCGGCACGACCCGGCTCATCGGTCCCAACTGCCCCGGGCTGATCAGCCCCGGGCAGTCCAACGCCGGCATCATCCCCGCCGACATCACCCCGCCCGGCCGCATCGGCCTGGTCAGCAAGTCCGGCACGCTGACCTACCAGATGATGTACGAGCTCAAGGACTTCGGCTTCAGCACCTGCGTCGGCATCGGCGGCGACCCGGTCATCGGCACCACCCACATCGACTGTCTGGAGGCGTTCGAGTCCGACCCCGACACCGACGCCATCGTCATGATCGGCGAGATCGGCGGGGACGCCGAGGAGCGCGCCGCCGCCTACATCGCCGAGCACGTGACGAAGCCGGTCGTCGGCTACGTCGCCGGTTTCACCGCCCCGGAGGGCAAGACGATGGGGCACGCCGGCGCCATCGTCTCCGGCTCCTCCGGAACCGCCGCCGCGAAGAAGGAGGCCCTGGAGGCCGCCGGGGTCAGGGTCGGCAAGACCCCCTCCGAGACGGCCGACCTCATGCGCGAGGTGATGCGCGGCCTGCAGGGCTGA